A window of the Choristoneura fumiferana chromosome 30, NRCan_CFum_1, whole genome shotgun sequence genome harbors these coding sequences:
- the LOC141444477 gene encoding uncharacterized protein, which yields MRARTSVDKRESNLSKCWSNTSKRESVGKRESNTSKKESVYKRESNLGKRGSKTSKKKSVDKRESSLGKRAQQHEQEREQQQHEQERERGQEREQPGQERQQHEQERERGQEREQHDQERERGKKESSLGRRGSNTSKRKSVVKRESSLGKRGSNTSKKESVDKRESSLGKRGSNTSKKESVGKRKSNTSMKLSVDKRESSPRQRGSNTSKRESVVKRYSYPTLNACKLLTSGLWTIQ from the exons ATGCGAGCAAGAACAAGCGTGGACAAAAGAGAAAGCAACCTAAGCAAGTGCTGGAGCAACACAAGCAAAAGAGAGAGCGTGGGGAAGAGAGAGAGCAACACGAGCAAGAAAGAGAGCGTGTACAAGAGAGAGAGCAACCTGGGCAAGAGAGGGAGCAAGACAAGCAAGAAAAAGAGCGTGGACAAAAGAGAGAGCAGCCTGGGCAAGAGAGCACAGCAACACGAGCAAGAGAGAGAGC AGCAGCAACACGAGCAAGAAAGAGAGCGTGGACAAGAGAGAGAGCAGCCTGGGCAAGAGAGGCAGCAACACGAGCAAGAGAGAGAGCGTGGGCAAGAGAGAGAGCAACACGACCAAGAAAGAGAGcgtggaaagaaagaaagcagCTTGGGAAGGAGAGGGAGCAACACGAGCAAGAGAAAGAGCGTAGTGAAAAGAGAGAGCAGCCTGGGCAAGAGAGGGAGCAACACGAGCAAGAAAGAGAGCGTGGACAAGAGAGAGAGCAGCCTGGGCAAGAGAGGGAGCAACACGAGCAAGAAAGAGAGCGTGGGCAAGAGAAAGAGCAACACGAGCATGAAACTGAGCGTGGACAAGAGAGAGAGCAGCCCGAGACAGAGAGGGAGCAACACGAGCAAGAGAGAGAGCGTGGTCAAAAGATACAGTTATCCTACGCTGAACGCTTGCAAACTTTTGACCAGTGGCCTGTGGACCATCCAATAG
- the LOC141444643 gene encoding uncharacterized protein, producing the protein MEEGTDPWAAHATVYPLCDFLKKKWGTALIMKHQIKDSGLKISDLLRYCRAAGMSFDYTKLAKGCVTYKDRTDRLLALLREAGLEGKPNMTKCKALRTRRNIEEEHKHNKERCRQERDQNRPEREQCEQQKKYCEQEKDQRGQEKEQRGREREQRGPESEQRGQERDQCEPEREQRGQERVGRGQEREDRVQEKEQRKSEKERRGQEREQREHEREDRKQEKEQRKSEREQRGQEREQRGQEREQRGRKQEDREQEKEQREPEREQRGKEREQREPERGQRGQEREQHGPERDQRRQERELRGHGTEQCEPKKEQGRQKNQANTVKKFRAKPKLGAHCVPIDDSILLHDIIKIARSCDETTYKPFLNIIANLAHSPGKKRQAETKKVPAKKTKMCCDECGKIYSSKHFLQKHISGHQQSCEECGKTFNTQSSLSKHRKSCGKGRASGNKSGCAQCKCGEIFAFVSSLEDHQRTCGKEARKETVSDGVAKPQRWCSENGTYSNANREESQKKAQSQETSAAQRVGIQGSGNKYEVHCKLCFADGPLDFEKHYFNEHNVCDPSSMLCNDRSFFIPSAEKHPDDDWFCFQLAKALERYTDNICRLCDKEQSDLVKHYVGYHKVDRDLLYYTKRLMREHGVVVEGAETNQKD; encoded by the exons ATGGAAGAGGGGACCGACCCGTGGGCGGCCCATGCCACAGTGTACCCTCTGTGCGACTTCCTGAAGAAGAAATGGGGCACAGCTTTGATTATGAAGCACCAAATAAAG GACTCAGGGCTCAAAATTAGTGACCTGTTGAGATATTGCAGAGCTGCTGGGATGTCATTCGACTACACCAAACTTGCTAAAG GTTGTGTGACATATAAAGACCGCACGGACAGACTGCTTGCGCTTCTGCGTGAGGCGGGGCTCGAGGGGAAGCCTAATATGACGAAATGCAAAGCACTCCGAACGAGAAGGAACATTGAAGAAGAACACAAGCATAATAAAGAGCGGTGCAGGCAAGAGAGAGACCAGAACAGGCCAGAGAGGGAGCAATGCGAGCAACAGAAGAAGTATTGTGAGCAAGAGAAGGACCAGCGCGGGCAAGAGAAAGAGCAGCGTGGCCGGGAGAGGGAGCAACGTGGGCCAGAGAGTGAGCAGCGTGGGCAAGAGAGGGACCAATGTGAGCCAGAGAGAGAGCAGCGTGGGCAGGAAAGGGTGGGGCGTGGGCAAGAGAGGGAGGATCGTGTGCAAGAAAAGGAGCAACGCAAGTCAGAGAAAGAGCGGCGTGGGCAGGAGAGGGAGCAACGTGAGCATGAAAGAGAGGATCGTAAGCAAGAAAAGGAGCAACGCAAGTCAGAGAGAGAGCAGCGTGGGCAGGAGAGGGAGCAACGTGGGCAAGAGAGAGAGCAGCGCGGGCGAAAACAAGAGGATCGAGAGCAAGAGAAGGAACAACGCGAGCCAGAGAGAGAGCAGCGTGGGAAAGAAAGAGAGCAACGAGAGCCAGAGAGGGGGCAACGTGGGCAAGAGAGGGAACAACATGGGCCAGAGAGGGATCAACGTAGGCAAGAAAGAGAGCTACGCGGGCATGGTACAGAGCAATGCGAGCCAAAAAAAGAGCAGGGTCGGCAAAAGAATCAGGCTAACACG GTCAAGAAGTTCCGCGCTAAACCGAAGTTAGGCGCTCACTGCGTACCAATTGATGACTCCATCCTCCTTCATGACATAATCAAGATCGCGCGCAGCTGTGACGAGACTACATACAAACCCTTCCTCAACATCATTGCTAACTTAGCTCATAGCCCGGGAAAAAAACGGCAAGCAGAAACTAAAAAAGTTCCAGCCAAGAAAACCAAAATGTGCTGCGATGAGTGTGGCAAAATTTACAGCAGCAAACACTTTCTACAGAAGCACATATCTGGACATCAGCAGAGTTGTGAAGAATGTGGTAAAACCTTCAATACACAAAGCAGTCTTTCGAAGCATAGGAAAAGTTGCGGGAAGGGAAGAGCCTCTGGTAATAAAAGCGGTTGTGCGCAGTGTAAGTGTGGTGAAATATTCGCTTTTGTCAGCAGTTTAGAAGACCATCAAAGAACATGTGGAAAAGAAGCTCGTAAGGAAACAGTAAGCGATGGTGTCGCAAAACCACAACGCTGGTGCTCAGAAAACGGCACATACTCGAACGCAAATCGAGAAGAAAGCCAGAAGAAAGCCCAAAGCCAGGAGACGAGCGCAGCTCAACGCGTAGGAATCCAAGGCTCCGGAAACAAATATGAAGTCCATTGCAAGTTATGCTTTGCAGATGGACCATTGGACTTTGAAAAGCATTATTTCAACGAACATAATGTCTGCGATCCATCATCAATGCTGTGCAACGATCGTTCATTCTTCATCCCCTCGGCAGAAAAGCACCCTGATGATGACTGGTTCTGTTTTCAATTAGCTAAAGCTTTGGAACGTTATACTGATAATATTTGTCGTCTGTGTGATAAAGAACAGAGCGACTTAGTGAAACACTATGTCGGGTATCATAAAGTTGACCGCGACTTATTATATTACACCAAGCGTCTGATGAGAGAGCATGGTGTAGTCGTTGAAGGAGCCGAAACGAATCAGAAAGATTaa